In Mycobacterium sp. Aquia_213, the sequence CTGCGGCTGTTGCAGCAGCACTTCTTCGTGTCCTGCTCGCTGCAGCACGTCCTGCACATCATGGATGATCTTGCCGACGCGGGCGTCCGGGAACTCCCCCAGCGATTCGCCTTGCAACTCAACGACACTCACCCTTCGATCGGGGTCGCCGAGCTGATGCGGCTGCTGATCGACGAGCGGCTGCTCGAGTGGGAAGAGGCCTGGGACATCACCGTCGCGACGTTCGCCTACACCAACCACACCCTGCTGCCGGAAGCCCTGGAGACCTGGCCGCTGGAGATGTTCGGCGCCTCGCTGCCGCGCCACCTGGAGATCATCTACGAGATCAACCGGCGGTTCCTCAACGAGGTGCGCACCCGGTTCCTCGGCGACGCCGACCGCGTCCGGAGGATGTCGCTGATCGGTGAGGACGGCGCCAAGTTCGTCCGGATGGCGCACCTGGCGACCGTCGGCAGCCACGCGATCAACGGCGTCGCCGCGCTGCACTCGGAGCTGCTGAAAGAGAGTGTGCTCAAAGACTTCTACGAGATGTGGCCGGAGCGATTCAGCAACAAGACAAACGGAGTGACACCGCGCCGCTTCCTCGCGCTGGCCAACCCCGGGCTGCGCGAGCTGCTGGACCGCACGATCGGCGAGGGCTGGCTGACCGATCTCGGGCGTCTGCGCGGACTGGAGCCCTTCGTCGACGACTCCTCGTTCCGGGCGCAGTGGCGAGACATCAAGCGCACCAACAAAGCTCGGCTGGCCTCGTTCATCCGCACGGCGACCGGTGTCGAACTGAACCCGGAATGGATTTTCGACATCCAGGTCAAGCGCATTCACGAGTACAAGCGTCAGCATCTCAACCTGCTGCACATCGTGGCGCTGTACTACCGGCTCAAGCAGAATCCCGAACTCTCAATTCCGCCGCGGGCCTTTATCTTTGGCGGCAAGGCAGCTCCCGGCTATTTCTTGGCCAAGCGGATCATCAAGCTGATCAACGCCGTCGGAGAGACGATCAACAGCGACCCGGACGTCAACAAGTTCCTGAAGGTCGCGTTCATCCCGAACTTCAACGTGCAGAACGCGCACCTGATCTATCCGGCCGCTAACGTGTCCGAGCAGATCTCCACCGCAGGCAAAGAGGCCTCAGGTACCGGAAATATGAAGTTCATGATCAACGGCGCCTTGACGGTCGGCACCCTCGATGGCGCCAACGTCGAGATTCGCGAAGAAGCCGGGGCGGAGAACTTCTTCCTGTTCGGCCTGACCGTCGACGAGGTCGAGGCACTCAAGGCAGGTGGCTACCGCCCGGCGGATTACATCGACAGCAACGACGAGCTGAGCGCGGTGCTGAATCTGATTGCGGACGGCACCTTTTCGCACGGCGACACCGAGGTGTTCAAGCCGCTGGTGGACAACCTGCGCTACGACGACCCCTTCCTGGTGTGTGCCGACTATGCCTCCTACGTGGAATGCCAAGCACGCGTCAGCGCGGCGTGGCAGGACGGGGAGTCGTGGACCAAGATGTCGATCCTGAACACCGCACGCAGCGGCAAGTTCTCATCCGATCGCGCCATCGCGGAGTACTGCGACGACATCTGGAAGGTCTGGCCGCTGACGGTGAAGATCTGAGCCGTTCGGGGCTAGGGGCGCGGGCGTCTAAGCTTTCGGCATGCCGATTCTAGGAGACGCAACTACCGTCACAGCGCGATTGACGAAGTCCGCATCCAACGCATTGCGGATCCAACTCGCCACTTCCGACGGCAGTGAATTGGCGCGCGCCCAGCAAAAGGGCGGCGCGAGCGTGCTGTTCGGATTCAAGAACGGCGGCAAAAGCGACTACACCCTGTCCACCGCTGCGGGCGACGAACTTCGGATCGCGGTGGCAGGTACCACGACCATCACCCGACAGGATTCACCCATCGGCAGAATTGTGCCGGCCGACGGCGCAGCCAGGTTAGAAGACGGCGGTGGAACCGTTCTGGCGGTGGTTGCGCCGCACTCCGGCTTCAAGGCCGACCGCGCCTGGCATCACCGGATCCTGTCTCCCGCCGGTGACGAACTCGGTGTCCTCACCTTGATTACGGTGCACACCGGCTGGCACGACATCGATTCCGAGGCCATGCAATTGCTGTTCGATTACAACGTCAATGCCCAGAAGACCCCGTCGGCGGGTGCGCTGCTAAAACTTCGCGCGCGGGTCGCGCCAGAACTCGGCGACGTCATGGCCGCGGCGTGCGTCGACTTCTCTGTGCTGCCGCGCGGGTACGTCGCGTAAGGCGCGACGTGCCGTAGGACTAACCGATCTCTTTGGCGACGTAGACGATGATGTAACCCACCGGGATGCCGGTGCGCTCGGCGATGCATTCGCGCGCCACCAAGTCCACCGTGGCCCGGCGACTAGCGCGGGCAACAGCAGCTATTTCGGGGATCCGGACGAGCCACCCATCGGTCTCTCGAGTGATCTCGATGTCAAAGCACTGACCGACCTTTGGGAAGGTCACACGCTGAACGCTACGCGGCGATTGCGCACGTCGCAGGGTGGGCTGAATAAGCATTTGCTTTTCCTGAGTCGACAATGGGCCGCGCGCAAGAATAATGCGAAACGGTGCAAAACACCTAATCGGCCGACCCCACTGGGCTGTGGCTGTGATCTCGGCGTTGTGTGACCGTAATCAGTGGAACCCCGGCACGACGTGGCACCGAAACCAAGCCCGGTCACGGGTCGCGAGGCAGCCCCAACAACCGTTCGGCAATGATGTTCAGCTGCACCTCCGAGGTGCCTCCGTAAATCGTGGTTGCCCGGCTGGTCAGGAGGTACTGGGCCCACTCGCCCTCCAGCACTTCAGGATCGCCGATTGCGCCGTCGACGCCGAACGACCCCAGCCCGAACTCCGCGTAGTGCTGGGCGGTGCGCATCGAGAGCAACTTGGATATCGCGGCCGAGGGCAGCGCATCACCACCGGCAAGCGTCAGCAGCGTCGAGCGCAGATTGAGGACCTTGCCCGCGTGCCCTTCGGCGATCAACTGGCCGGCGCGGTTCTGCGTAATCTGGTCGAACTGGCCGTCGCGCATGAGCTCGACAAGACGGTCCAGGCTGGCGAGATTGGGGTTCTCGGCGCTGCCGATAGTCACTCGCTCGGCGGTCAGCGTGTTGCGGCTGACCTCCCAACCCCGGTTCACCTCGCCGAGCACCCGGTCGTCCGGCACGAACACGTCGTCGATGAATACCTCGTTGAAGAATTCGATGCCGGTGAGCTCACGCAACGGGCGCACGGTGACACCTTCGCTGGCCATGTCCAGCAGAAAGTAGGTGATGCCGTTGTGTTTTGGAGCGTTTGGCTCCGTTCTCGCCAGCAGGGCACCCCACTGCGCGTACTGGGCCAGGGTGGTCCAGATCTTCTGGCCCGTGATTCGCCAGCCACCGTCGACCTTGACGGCCTTGGTGGACAGGCCGGCCAGATCCGAACCGGCACCGGGCTCGGAAAATAGCTGGCACCAGATCATTTCACCGCGCAGCGTCGGCGGCAGGAAGCGCTGCTTCTGCTCTTCGTTGCCGAACGCGACGATCGATGGGACGAGAAAGCTGGCGATGCCCAGTATTGGGCGCCGAACGCGGCCGGCGCTGAATTCCTGCGCGGTGATGATCTGCTCGACCGGGGTGGCCGAACGGCCCCACGGCTTCGGCAGATAAGGCATCACCCAGCCGCCCTCGACGATCGCGGTGGTGCGCTGGTCGGCCGGGATCGCCTTGATGGCAGCGACTTCGGCGCGGACCTCCGCGCGAAGCTGCTCGGTCTCGGGGTCCAGGTCGATGTCGAGCTTGCGCACGCCGGTGGTGGTGGCGGTGTCGACGACGCGCTGCGGATAGTCGGCGGCGCGACCGAACGCGGCGACCAGCCCGAGCGCCCGGCGGTAATAGATGTTGGTGTCATGTTCCCAGGTGAAGCCGATCCCGCCGTGTACCTGGATGCAATCCTGGGTGCAGGTTTGGGCGGCGGCCGGGGCCAACGTGGCAGCCACTGCGGCGGCGAATTCCGCTGCGGATTCTGGCTTTTCGATCCCCTCGTCGAGGGCGCGAGCCGCGTCCCACACCGCGGCGGTGGCCCGCTCGGTGCGGGCGAGCATCTCGGCGCACTTGTGCTTGACCGCCTGGAACTGACCGATGGGCCGGCCGAACTGCTCACGGATCTTGGCGTAGGCCGACGCGGTGTCGGTGGCCCAGCGCGCAACGCCGACGGCCTCGGCCGACAGCAGCGTGGAAGCGATGGCACGCGCGGCGTTGGTGCTCAGGTTGCCGAGCACGCGGTCGTCGCCGACCTCGACGGCGTCGGCCCGGACATGGGCGACCGGCCGCAGCGGGTCCACGCTTGCGACCTGTTCGATGACGAGCTGCCCGGCGTCGAGCGCCACCCATACGGTGCCGACGTCGGTGGACACCGGCAGCACGAGCAGCGTCGCCTGCGCGGCCGCGAGCACCGAACGCGCTTGACCCCCGACCACCAGAACATCGCCCTGCCGCGTGGCCGTCAGCGACGAGTTTGCGCCATCCAACGCATACGTGGCGATCGCCGCACCCGACGCCAGGTCGCCGAGCAGCGTCGAGTCGGGATCGTGGGCCGCAATCAGGGCGCTGGCGATCGCCGACGGGACGAACGGGCCCGGCACCGCACCGCGGCCGAACTCGGCTAGGGCCACTGCCAGCTCGAGGATGCCGAACCCTTGTCCACCAACGGATTCCGCCAGGTGCAGGCCATGGAGTCCCTGGTCGGCGGCGGCCTGCCAATAAGGCGGAGGCGTGGCAATCGGTGTTTCCAGCGCTTGATGCAGCACCTCGGACGGCGCTATGCGCGCTACCAGCGACCGCACCGAATCGGCCAGGTCCTGGTGTTCGGCGGTGATCCCAATGGACATGAGGCTGAGATTACGCGGGCACATCGCTTTGTAACGCCCGGCCTGGTCATTTCCATGCGCGAGGCCCGGCGGTACGATCCGCGATGGCCCGCTGCTTCGAGTCCGGAGGACACATGGTCATCGATCTCTGGGTGAATTCGCTCTCCAAGGAGGCTGCGGCCGCGTTTTTGGGCAAGTCCGGTTTCGGGTCGGTCGAGGGGTTCTTCGGCGTCGATGTCCGAGACGGGATGACCCCCGTCGACCTCGTGGCGGAGATGGACCGGGTCGGCGTCGACCGGGCGGTCTTGAGCACCTCGCTGTCCACGGTGGACGACGACACTTTGGCGTTTGCCGCCGAGCATCGCGACCGGCTCTACCTGGCCACATCGGTCGATCGTCCGGCGCGGCCCCGGCAGCAGAGCATGGCCGTACGCCGGCGGGCCGCCGAGGGAACCGTTGACCTCGTGCGGGTGTCACCCCTGGTCGACCAGTACCCCCTCAACCACGCCCTCTACTACCCCATCTACGCCACCTGCGAGGAGTTGGGCCTCCCCGTCTCGATCAACGTCGGCATCCCCGGGCCGAGGGTCCGGTCGCGGTGCCAGGACCCGGTACTCCTCGAAGATGTACTGATCGACTTTCCCGATCTGGTCGTCATCGGCGCCCACATGGGCCATCCCTACGAAGAACTGCTCATCGAGTACATGCTCAAATGGCCCAACCTCTACCTTTCGAACTCGGCCTATCTGGCCAAGTACATGCATCCGTCGATGACCAAGTTCATGGGGTCACGCCGTGGCCGGGGTCGGGTCCTGTTCGCCTCGGACCATCCGTTCCTCCCCATGGAACGGGCACTGCAAGCCGCCCGGGCGCTGGCCCTGGACGACGGGCCGATGGCCGACTTCCTTGGCGGCACCGCCGAGCGCCTCCTGCGGCAGCCGGCACATGGTTGACCTGCTACCCGACCAGCTGCGGCTGATGGCATCCGCCTACCCCGACGAGGTGGCGTACCGGAACCTCGGCGACGGATCGTCGATCACGTTCGGCCGCTGGGAAACCGAGTCGAACCGGCTGGCCCACGGTCTGCAGGGCAAGGGCGTCCGGAAGGGCGACCTGGTCGCC encodes:
- a CDS encoding glycogen/starch/alpha-glucan phosphorylase, coding for MGAPALQRAITDHLRYSIGRPAAALRPEHYYRALALAVRDRMQDRRVASTQTSLDLGRKVTCYLSAEFLMGPQLGNNLLNLGLEGAAKSALAAMGQKLDEVLACEEEPGLGNGGLGRLAACYLDSLATLERPAIGYGIRYEFGIFDQEIHDGWQVEQTDNWLDRGNPWEIAKPDVNYVVKWGGHVEHYTDDAGRERSRWAPGLMLKGVAYDTPIQGYGVNTCNVLTLWSARAVKSFALDAFNTGDYYKAVEDEVTSETVTKVLYPNDEPEAGKRLRLLQQHFFVSCSLQHVLHIMDDLADAGVRELPQRFALQLNDTHPSIGVAELMRLLIDERLLEWEEAWDITVATFAYTNHTLLPEALETWPLEMFGASLPRHLEIIYEINRRFLNEVRTRFLGDADRVRRMSLIGEDGAKFVRMAHLATVGSHAINGVAALHSELLKESVLKDFYEMWPERFSNKTNGVTPRRFLALANPGLRELLDRTIGEGWLTDLGRLRGLEPFVDDSSFRAQWRDIKRTNKARLASFIRTATGVELNPEWIFDIQVKRIHEYKRQHLNLLHIVALYYRLKQNPELSIPPRAFIFGGKAAPGYFLAKRIIKLINAVGETINSDPDVNKFLKVAFIPNFNVQNAHLIYPAANVSEQISTAGKEASGTGNMKFMINGALTVGTLDGANVEIREEAGAENFFLFGLTVDEVEALKAGGYRPADYIDSNDELSAVLNLIADGTFSHGDTEVFKPLVDNLRYDDPFLVCADYASYVECQARVSAAWQDGESWTKMSILNTARSGKFSSDRAIAEYCDDIWKVWPLTVKI
- a CDS encoding long chain fatty acid-CoA synthetase Faa4p, with translation MTFPKVGQCFDIEITRETDGWLVRIPEIAAVARASRRATVDLVARECIAERTGIPVGYIIVYVAKEIG
- a CDS encoding acyl-CoA dehydrogenase yields the protein MSIGITAEHQDLADSVRSLVARIAPSEVLHQALETPIATPPPYWQAAADQGLHGLHLAESVGGQGFGILELAVALAEFGRGAVPGPFVPSAIASALIAAHDPDSTLLGDLASGAAIATYALDGANSSLTATRQGDVLVVGGQARSVLAAAQATLLVLPVSTDVGTVWVALDAGQLVIEQVASVDPLRPVAHVRADAVEVGDDRVLGNLSTNAARAIASTLLSAEAVGVARWATDTASAYAKIREQFGRPIGQFQAVKHKCAEMLARTERATAAVWDAARALDEGIEKPESAAEFAAAVAATLAPAAAQTCTQDCIQVHGGIGFTWEHDTNIYYRRALGLVAAFGRAADYPQRVVDTATTTGVRKLDIDLDPETEQLRAEVRAEVAAIKAIPADQRTTAIVEGGWVMPYLPKPWGRSATPVEQIITAQEFSAGRVRRPILGIASFLVPSIVAFGNEEQKQRFLPPTLRGEMIWCQLFSEPGAGSDLAGLSTKAVKVDGGWRITGQKIWTTLAQYAQWGALLARTEPNAPKHNGITYFLLDMASEGVTVRPLRELTGIEFFNEVFIDDVFVPDDRVLGEVNRGWEVSRNTLTAERVTIGSAENPNLASLDRLVELMRDGQFDQITQNRAGQLIAEGHAGKVLNLRSTLLTLAGGDALPSAAISKLLSMRTAQHYAEFGLGSFGVDGAIGDPEVLEGEWAQYLLTSRATTIYGGTSEVQLNIIAERLLGLPRDP
- a CDS encoding amidohydrolase family protein; amino-acid sequence: MVIDLWVNSLSKEAAAAFLGKSGFGSVEGFFGVDVRDGMTPVDLVAEMDRVGVDRAVLSTSLSTVDDDTLAFAAEHRDRLYLATSVDRPARPRQQSMAVRRRAAEGTVDLVRVSPLVDQYPLNHALYYPIYATCEELGLPVSINVGIPGPRVRSRCQDPVLLEDVLIDFPDLVVIGAHMGHPYEELLIEYMLKWPNLYLSNSAYLAKYMHPSMTKFMGSRRGRGRVLFASDHPFLPMERALQAARALALDDGPMADFLGGTAERLLRQPAHG